The following is a genomic window from Ethanoligenens harbinense YUAN-3.
TGCCATCAAGACCGACTACCCCAACAAACAGTTGGCCTGGGTACCCGTCGCCAATATGTGGATCTATGGAAAAACCGTGCGCTTCTCCAACCCGCTTACCGTCGGCATGATGTTTCCGTTCATCGCCTCCATCCTCAGTCTCTTTGCACCCGGCAACCCTGTCACCGTCATCCTGGATCTTGTCGGCATAGTCGTCCTGCTGATCGCCACAGTCCGGCTTTTTCGCTGCTTCGGCACCAGCCCCGCCAACATCTGGTGGGTCTTGCTGCCCATCGTCGGCACCATCATCTTCCTCGTTAAATTTTTTGGTCTTCTTTTTTCCAAAAACGTCCCCTATACCGACCTGTACGCCAAAAACTCTGCGGATAAAAAAGGCGTGCTGACCGCCACGCCGGAATGGAATGCGCTCAGCACCGCGCTGGCGCTTGCCATCGTCGCCATCATCATCATCATCGTCGGCTCTTTCTTCACGACAGCAGCCTCCATGCAGCAGGCGTTCGAAGCGGCCGCTCATTCGTCGCTCTACAAATAACCGGGCACATCCATTCGGGAACAACCGCCTCGTTCGATACGCAGGGCGGACGATCCGCGCATTTCAAAAGACGGCAGGTGCATTCTGCACCTGCCGTCTTTTTTTCATCGGAACCTAACGTTCAAAAAAACATCCTGCCGAGCCGGCAGTCCCGCATTCGGTTCAATGCGCGGTACCCACACCGGGTGCTTCAAAATGTGCCATCATATACTGCGCGGCCGCATCATACTGTGCCTTCTGCCCTTCCGGGAACTGAAAACGAAGCGTATTGATGGAGCCGGTACCCACCACAGACTTGATATAGCCCAATTTACCATCCACATTCCAGGTGATGACGGTGGTATCGCCGCTTTCCTGTTTGGAGAGGATGCCCGCCTGCCGCTGATAAAAATACTGGTCAAAATAATCGGACGGGCTGAGGTTTTCCGCGTTGTTGCCGCCGGAAACACTGAGGATCACCGTATTGTCGGACGACGTGAACGTCTGCCCCGAACTGCTGTTGCTGAACGCTTTCAGCGACGACAGCACCGGCACGGAAAACCCGAAACGATCGTTGGTATACAAGGTGTAGCCCGCGGCGATTGAAGCGGACGAGGACGCGGGAGCAGACGACGATGACGGAGTCGACGAAGCCGACGAAGAGGACTTGCCGGACGAAACCGATGAAGCGGATGTCGACGACACCTGTGATGACACGGCGGAGGATACCGAAGACGAGGACGAAGAAACCAACTGGGCCGGTTTGGTGTGGCCCATACAGGCGGTCAGCGCTGTCGCGGCGGCCAGCACTGCGGCGGCAACCGCAATACCCGGCAAAAGCGGCCCGTGTTCTCTGCGATTTTGAATGCTTTTCATATCCATCACTCTTTTCTAAACGCGTGCGGCGGGACAAGCCGTTCACGCCGGCAAAATCGATTTTTGTCATAAAAAGCGTACCATATGCTTGGGGGTGTGTCAAGCGCGGCCCGGGCCGCTGCGGTGCACAGTCCGGCCGCCGGGTTTACCGTCCTGTTTACGGGCATACTAAAAAAAGGCAGGTGTTTTTGCATGGCCGTAATAAAAAACGCGTTTGATCGCAGACAGGAGGAATTGGATGAATCCCATCATCCTGTATGGTTCCGAGAAAGATGAGAACATCGCCAATATGCTTTTGGCCGCGCTGCGCAGCCTGCGGGTCGGCGTGCTGCGCCTGACGGCGCAGTCCGTCACTCTTCTGCCGCCCTGCGTGCCGGATGTCTCCTATTTGTTGCTGGACGACGGGCAGATGCGTTCGGTGCAGATGGACCACTGCATCCTGCTGTTTAAAGCAAATTGCAGCGGGCTTGGCGGCGTCACCCTGCCCCGAGCCCACGCCGCCGTGCTGGAGCCGGAAAACGAGGAGGCTGCCGCGCTGCTGCAGGCACAGCATGTTCCCATCGTCACCTGCGGGCTCTCGCAGAAAAACACCGTCACATTTTCCAGCCGCACGCCCGCCACCGCCGTCGTCAGCCTCCAGCGGGAGATCCACGCCACAGACGGTGCGCCGGTGGAGCCGCGCGAGCTGCCGGTGACGCTCTCCTCCCCGCGCGACGATTATCCGCTGCTGGCCAGCGTGGCGGCACTGTGGCTGGCAGGTATATCATTCCCGGATAAGGGATTAAACGTGTAACAAGAAAAACCATAAAAATTAGAAACAATTGCATTTCATAATTCAACGCACAAAACCCAAAATAGTAAAGCAAACGCAAAACAAAAACCTTTTTAAGGAGAGATATATATGGCTGGTAACAATGGTAGCAACCAGACCCTGATCCCGCAGGCGCGTGAAGCCCTCAACCGTTTTAAAATGGAAGCTGCGAGCGAAGTCGGTGTGTCCCTGAAACAGGGCTACAACGGCGACCTGACCTCCCGTCAGGCCGGCTCCATCGGCGGCCAGATGGTCAAAAAGATGATCGCGCAGGTCGAAAACAGCATGGCCAGCGGTTCCATCAACGGCATGCAGTAATCAGCGCTTTTAAAGCGTTGGGCGGGGCCCCCAATGGGGGCCCCGCCCTTTTTGTCTACAGCCGGATTTTTATAGCAGTCCTTTTTGCCGGTAGATCTGGACGGCCCGGGCGACCAGCCGCTCCGAGCAGCCCAGATATTCCGCCAGTTCCCAGCATTCCCGGCAGTTTTCCGCAAACGCACGCCTCAGTCGTTCCACCGGGAGCAGGCGCTCCACCGTCCAGACGTCCGCTTTGTATTCCATTTTGCTGCGCAACTGCAGCGGGTTGTATGCCCGGTAATAGGTGCCGGTGTGATAATGGCCCAACTCATGCGCAAACGTTTCGGCCGTTTCCTGACGGTCTTCCATCTTGCCGGTGTTCAAGCCAATGGCAGCCGCACCGTCCCCCAGATCGGCGATGACGCCCTTGATCTCTCCCAGCGGGCCGTCATAAACGGGGATTTGGTTTTCGGCGGCATCCTGATACAGTTCGTCAAGTATGTCCATGTTCCCGGCCTTCTTTTTTATCTTTGGCGGCGCGCTGTGCTTTTACGAACTTGATGAAATCGAGCACGTCTTTCTTTTCGTTCAGCGTCAGCTCATGCACCTCGCCTGAAAGCGCGAAGTTCACCTCGCGCAGCTGGCTGTCCACCGTGTCTTCCTCGGGCAGGGAGAGCGACGGCGCGGATGGCCCGTCTTTGCCTGTAAGGAGGTAATCCACCGACACATGGAAATAGTCCGCGATTTTCTGCAGATTTCTGGATGACGGCTTCTGCGCACCCTTTTTCCACTGGCTGACAAGCCCGACGGTCAGCCCGGCTTCGCGGGTGAGCTGCGCCGCGTTCATCTCATGCGCTTCCATCAGCTGGAATATCCTGTTTATGGTCGTCAACGGCCTTCCCCTTTAGTCAGAGAGTTTTCTCAAAAAAATTGCATATTCCTACTTGATAAATTGAGAATTCTCATTTATACTGTATACAGCAACGTACCTTGCTTTTTATAGTTTACCATGCCGGAGGCCGCTGTGCAACCCCGCCGGCACCCGAAAACACAGGTACCCGACACACGGAGGGAACACACATGGAACTGAAACAGCTTACGGTATCCGATCTCAGAGGCGAACAGCGCGATCTGGCCGAACTTGTCGGGATGGATACCTACCGCACACTGGTGGAAGTATACGGCGGCTGCAATCTTTACATTTACAAAGCAGATACCATCCTCAAAAACGTCCGCGACAAAGAGATCCGCAGCCAATACACGGGCAGCAACATCCAGGAACTGGTAGATACCTACGGCATGAGCGAACGGGCCGTGCGCGAGATCGTGGCCGACCTCGCCAGGCAGCGGCGCACACAGGCAGCGCCCCGAAAAGTACGCGCCTGACCCTTGCCTTTTTCCGGTGCCCTTGAGAAAATTTGCTCCAAATATCGTTGCGGATACATATTTTTCACAAGTAGCCCTCGCCAAACATTGCCGAAATATGTTAAAATAAGATGGATTTTCTTCTTGAGCATGCCGCTTTTCCCGAATCGTTTTGACCGAAATCGCCTGAAAAGGGCTGCGGAACAGACGGCGCACATCCATCTGCTGATCGACTATGACATTTCATTCGTAAAAAAGGGGGCCGCAATGAAAATCAAAACCACCCGCGTATGCGCGGCAGTTTGCGCATTTTTCTTCCTGTTATCCAGTTCGGTGCCGGCATCGGCCGCCACCTCCACCGCACAGCAGTACACTGTACAGACAACAACCGGTGCCAGTATATCCGGGCTTTCCGTCACCTCGCTGATGCATACCGCATCCTCCGGGAGCGGCACACGGAAACTGGGCTACCGCAGCACCCTGTTGCAAATTCCCCACGCCGCCACGGGCGCTTCCCGCCGGTATGGGGCCGTCAGCATCCCTTCTTCCTACGACCTGCGCACGACCAATAAACTGACCCCCATCAGGGACCAGGGAATGGAGGGAGACTGCTGGGCCTATGCAGCCATCGCTTCTCTGGAATCCTTTTTGATGCCGGGCGAAGAAGACGATTTTTCCGAAAGCGACCTTGTCCAGAACGCAGGCTTCGACGCAAGTGAAAATGACGGCGGTAACGATCTCATGGCCACGGCATACCTGGCACGCTGGAACGGTCCGCTCAATGAAGGAACCACATCGGGCGTACAAAAGCACGTGCAGAATGTGGACTGGCTGCCCAGTCGCAGCGGCTACGGCGACACAGACACGGATACCGCCATCAAGCAGGCCGTGATGAACGACGGTGCAGTTTCCACGCCCATATATATGGATGAAAATTCCTATTATTGTGCGTCCACCTCCAGCTATTTCGACCCGCATGATGACACCGCCAATCACGCGGTGGACATCGTTGGGTGGAACGATGCATATCCGGCCTCGAATTTCACCACGACGGCGGGCGGCACGCCCGCCGGCAACGGTGCGTTCCTGTGCCGCAATAGTTGGGGAACCAGTTGGGGAGACAGCGGCTATTTCTATGTTTCCTATTATGATAAGTCCCTCGGCCAGTCGGAAAGCGCGGTCTTCGACAGCGCAGAATCCACCGACAACTACAACCGGAATTATCAGTACGACCCGCTGGGCCTAGTGGGTGAGATCGGGATGTCGGGCTCCGGTACACAGTGGATGGCCAACGTGTTCACTGCATCGGACAATGACAGCCTCGCCGCCATGGGCTTCTATACGCTCATCCCCTCCACATCCTATAATCTCTACATCATTCCGAACTACACCGGATCGCTCACCAACGCCACACTGGTCGCATCCGGCACCGTTGCGGACGCCGGCTATCATACCGCCGCTCTTTCCAACCAGGTGGCGCTGACAAGCGGCAAACAGTTTGCGGTGGAAGTGGAGTTCGTCGGCCAGGGCGGCGTGATCCCCATTGAGGGCCCGGTCAGCGGCTATTCCTCACAGGCTACGGCATCCTCGGGACAGAGCTTTGTCTCGGACAACGGCACCGACTGGGAAGACACCACCGCCATTGATCTGGCCGCCGCGCAGGATCCCAGCAGCGGTTCCGCGCAATTCATCCAGTCGGGCAGCAACTCAAATCTCAATGTCTGCCTGAAAGCGTTCACCATTCCGCTGACCCTCTCCGGCAGCACCCTGAATGCCAATGCGACCTATTACGGCGGTATCCCGGTAGGAGGCACCGCCGCGGCGCACGCGGGATTAAAACAGGTCACGGTTTCCGCCGACGGCAAAGCGCTCCAGACCCTGCCGGAAACCGGAATCAGCGCCGATTTCTCCTATACCATCCCGGCGGGAACACTGTCGTCCGGCACCCACAGCATTACCGTAACCGCGACTGATACCGGCAACAGCACCGTGCAGCAGACCACTTCGATCGTGGTCGGCGCGCCGCAGACCACGATCGACACACTGGCTGTCGATTCCTCGGGGGACGGCGGCTGGACGGTCGCCGGCTGGTCTGTGGCCCCATCCGGCATTGCATCCAATGTCATCTATATAGATAAGGGCACCGCCAATGAAAAGCAATATTCTGCGGCGTTCACCTCCCGCCCGGACGTACAGAAGAACATTTACCCCAACGGAAACTATCCGAACGGCGCAAACAGCGGGTTTTCCGTGAGCATCCCGGCCGACAACCTGACGGTAGGCACACACACCGTCACCGTAGCGGCAAACGCACAAAACGGTTCCACCCAGTTGACGACGCGAAGTATGGACGTCGGTCCCGCTTCCCTCACGACCATCGACACTCCCGCAAACGGGTCGGCTCTGGCAGGGGTGATAACCGTTTCCGGCTGGGCGCTCAACCACGCAGGCATCAACCGGGTGGACGCCTACCTGTACAACAGCAGTGGAACGCCCACGCCCATCGGCTCCGTTCCGGCCGAAGATATGACCGACCGCACGGATGTCGCCGGCGCTTATGCGCAGGCTGGCTATCTGGGACTGAACGCAGCCGGATACACGATCCAATATGATACATCCGCCCTGCCTGCCGGCAACTACACGCTGGTCGTCGCCGGCATCGGCAACGACGGCAGCGTACAGTGGGCCTCAAGAGGCATTACGTTGGGTACCCTTCCCGCACAAACCCGCATCGACACACCGGCAAACAATACTTACGTAACCGGGAATCATTTCACCGTTTCCGGCTGGGCACTCAACTCCAGCGGCATCCAGCGCGTGGACATCTATGCATATGATCCTTCCAACAAGCCGCACCAGCTCGGCTCCGTCTCCTCCGACGCCCTGTCGGCGCGGATAGATGTGGCCGACGCGTTCCCCGCTTACGGCACATGCAACAGCGGCTACAGCCTTTCCGCAAGCACAACGGGTCTGCCCGCCGGCATCTATACGCTGGCTGTCGCCGGCATCGGCAAAGACGGCAGCGTGCAGTGGACTTCCCGGTCGCTTACTATCGGCCCTGCTCCGCAGACCTGCATCGACGCGCCTGGCAACGGCGATTATGTGACCGGGCAGAACGTCACCATCTCGGGCTGGGCGCTCAACCATTCCGGCATTCAGCGCGTAGACGTCTATGCCTACGACCAATCCCACACGCCGCATAAGCTCGGTTCCATCCTGTCCGACAACATGACCAACCGTTCGGATGTTGCCGGTGCCTTCCCCGCCTATGGCATGCTAAACAGCGGCTACAGCCTTTCCGTGAGCACGGCCGATCTGCCTGCCGGCACGTATAACCTGGCTGTCGCCGGCATCGGCAACGACGGCGATGTGCAGTGGGCTTCCCGGCTAATCACCATCGGCCCTGCTCCGCAAACTCACATTGACGCGCCGACATCCGGCGCCCGCGTGTCGGGGCAAAGTTTCACCGTTTCCGGCTGGGCGCTCAACCATTCCGGCATTCAGCGCGTAGACGTCTATGTCTACGACCACTCCAACACGCCGCATAAGCTCGGTTCCGTCCTGTCCGACGACATGACCAACCGTTCGGATGTAGCCGGTGCCTTCCCCGCCTACGGCATGCTGAACAGCGGCTACAGCCTAACGGTCAGCATGGCCAGCCTGCCCACCGGTACGTATAACCTGGCTGTCGCCGGCATCGGCAACGATGGCGATGTACAGTGGGCTTCCACGAGCATCAGCGTAAATTGACCTTCCCATGCGCAGCAAACATCTTCTGCATGGGCTCCCGCACCGGGCTGCTTTCCGGTGCGGGAGTTTTTTTTATGGGTTGTTCATTTGTTTCCTATCCGCCCGTCACAGTAGGCGCTCATAACGTAATGGGCACGGCTTCGTACATACCAACGCGGCATCTTCCGCAAACGCACATGATATTCCGTTTTTCACACAGCAGCTTCGACCCGTTTGTACCGATATGTCCGATTGGCTTTTTTATTGCTTGCACACACAGATCGTCTCCGAACGAGACTGCCATAGACTTTCAGGTATAAGCAAGAGCAGCCGGGATCATCCCGTAAAAAAATCTCCATCGCCCTGTTTACAGGCAATAGAGAAAAATAAGAGCAGCGTGCGCAAGTCAAACCCCAAAACAGATTACGTCGGCGTTTCAACGACCAGTTGACCATTTTTAAAAATATACTGTACGCCATATTGAGGTAAAAAGCTGCCGCACAATTCGATTGCCAGACGTTCCGGATGCAGGCTGTGAAGCGGTATGGTCACCGTCGCGTTCAGACGCTCCGCCAAATACTTCAGATTCTTCGGAAACGCATGCCCGCTGCAGTAAATGGGTACGGTGTCGATCCCAAGAAAGCTTACAAAATCCCGAAAGGAAGGATCTCTGGGATCGTAAATTCCAAGCGGTGTGCCACCCGTATGGATGTAAAGCCCGTCATGTAACCGGAACCGAAGCAGATCCAAACTGTTTTGATAGGTGTTTTGCAGCGCGAACAGATGCGGATCGTGATTGATTTCATCCACATCAATCCAGTGCCACGCATTCTGCAAAACGTCCGGGGACATGGTCTGGTGCCCGCCGGAAAATACCCGGAAACGCCGCGCGCACCCCATTTTCTCCGCAACGAACGCCGTCCTCGGGTCTAGCACCAGGGTACGCCCGTTTCGGATCGCCGCGTCCATCGCCGCGTCGATCCGCTCGACATTACGGGGATAGAGATTGATTACGACAAGCCCCTTTGCTCTGGCGATCAGCGCCGCCATCCGTTCACGGACGCCGTCTTCCGTGATAACGTCCGGCGGTAGCTTGCTGTCCGCTTTAATAGGTAATGGAGTTTCCTCCCGGCCGCGCAGGGCCGTCCCTTCCACCAGCGCCACATCAATTCCCAATGTCCGGGCAGTCTCCGCCATGCGCCGTGTTTTTTCGGGATGCCTGCCATGCAGACGCACATCCCCCGTATACAGCAGGCGAACATCCGGCGCGGCGATATGCAATGCGCACGCGCCCGGCACGTCGTGATCCACCTCCAGAAACTTCACCGTGAACGGGCCCCACGCGACCGGTTTTGTCGTGTCAACCGCTTGAATCTGCGGGTTCCATTCCGTCCCGTCTTCCACAAAATGCAGCGCCTCATATAAGGTTCGAGACGGTTCGGAAAGAAAAACGGGGACAGACGGGCTCAACAGGCTCAGAGCCCCCATATGGTCGATATGCAGATGCGTGATACATACTGCGGTTTTGCCGTCCGCCTCGGCCGGGCGCAACGGCAGCCCTTCGATGTCTTCCGCCCGATAAAGGCCACTGATGGGCTTGAGACGCCTGAGTGTGAGAAAATCCCGGACAATCTGTTCGGATTTCATATGAATTCCATAGCGCAGGATGCCGCTTGTTTTTGTTTCGATGATTCCAAAATCGAAAACGATACGGAAATCACCGTGTTCAAGAGAAACAATTGTGCCTCCGATCGTACTCAGGCCGCCCCAAAACCGGATCCTTGTTTTTTCCTGCATGTCATTTCTCCTATAAAATACAGAGGCATGGCTTACAGCCTTGCCCCTGTGCCGATCCCTTTATGATCTGTCCGGAAACTCAGCTTTTGGCGTCATCCAGAGCTTTCTGATAATTGTCCGCGGCGGTTTTCAGCCCATCGTTCACCGAGGCCTTACCCAGCATAACCGTTTGGATATCGGTGGTGAGCTTGTTGTTCGCATTGTCGGAACCGTTCAGACGGGTGAGAAAATAACCCGCGCCGAACTGATCTACAGCGGCGCTGTAGACCGGGTTCTGCTGGACAAAGCTTTTCCATGTGCTGTCGTTCAGGGCGGAGGTACGCACCGGCACATATCCGGTTTTTTCCGCCCATTGAATGGTCTGGTCTTTATCAGTCAGATATTTGATGAACTCCCACGCGGCCAGCTTTTGCTGCGAGGAGACGGACGAGAAAACGACCAGATTGGTGCCCATGAACGGCACCGCCGATTTTTTGCCCTTGGGAAGCGGAGCGGTAGCCCAGTTAAATTTGCCTTTCGCGCCGCTGGCAATAAAGCTCATGCCCGCACAGGAGCCGAACGCCATCGCCACGTCGCCGCGTGTGAAGACGTTGGAGATATACTGGTCCTCATTGGCCATGCGCGCCTCGCTGCTCTGGAACAGGTCATTGAGGTAGCTCAGCGCGGTTTTACCCTCGGTAGAATTGAATTTGACCTTCCCGGTGCTGTCGTCCACAAAGGTGCCGCCCGCCTGCTGGAGGAAAGACGGGAAATCGACCATGCCGAGGGAGTTTTCAAATCCGACGCCAATAACTTTTCGCCCATTGATGGTGGTGGTCAATTTCTTGGCATCGTTGGTCAGGTCATCCCAGGTTTTGGGAGCGGAAAGACCGAACTGGTTGAAGTAATCGGTGTTGTAAAACAGGATCTCGGTGCTTTTATTGAACGGCAGAGAATACAGTTTGCCGTTCCAGGTGTTGGAATCGCGGAAGACCTTGACAAAATCATTGTAACTCGTACTGGAAAGGCCGACGGTCTTGTTATCTTTATACGGGGTGAGGTCGGTGATGAGGTTGTTCTGGATGTAATCAGTCTCCCAGTCTTCATACGCCTGCGCCATCGCCGGGGAGGTGTGCGCCTTGGCCGCGGCCATCAGCTTTTGCTGGAGGTCGGTGTAACCGCCCTGCGCCACGAGATTGACGGTGACGTTCTTGTTCTGGGCCATGAAATCGCTTGCAAGCTGTTTGAGCTCGGCAGCCTGCGCGCCCGTCATGGCGTGCCAGAAGTCGATGGTGACCGGACCGGTGATCTTGGTGTCCACCGAAACGGTGCCGCTTGTGGTGCCTCCCGTCTGAGATTTGCACGCCGTGGCGCCCAGCGCCAGCGCGACGGCCAGCACGGCGGCCACAACGCCTTTTGCCCTTTTGCTTTTCAGGAACTGCATCTGCTTTTTCATGTTTACCTCCTGTTTTCGCAACGATTCGAACAACGGGTATTCCTACCCCTTTATACCCACGCGCGCCACCCCGTTGATGACATATTTCTGTAAGATCAGAAACAACACCACCATCGGCAGAATAATCATGGTAGACGCAGCCATAAGTAACTCATAATGGATACCGGTTTCCGTACTGAACGCCGTGAGGCCGACCGGAAGCGTACGCATCGTATCGGAATTGGTGGCGATAAGCGGCCAGAGAAAATCGTTCCAGCTGCCGATCACTTTGAGGAGGAGGATGGTGATAAGCGCGGGTTTCACCATCGGAAGCAGAATAGCCGTCAGGTAACGGAAATTCCGGCAGCCGTCCACCCGCGCGGCATACCCCAGCTCCTTTGGCACGGCCAGAAAGAACTGGCGCAGCAGAAAAATGGAAAAAATACTGGCGCACCACGGCACGATCAGGCCCGGGTACGTGTCCACCCAGCCCAGATTGGCAATGGTGACGAAATTGGGAATCATCAGCACCTCGCCGGGCACCATCATGGTTCCGAGCAATAAAGCGAACAGGATGTCCCGTCCGTAGAACTTTAGATTGGAAAAGGCATACGCCGCCAGAATGGTGGTGACCAGTTCACCGACCGTGCCCAGCCCCGTAACGATCACGCTGTTGAGCAGATAACGCGGAAACGGGGCCGATTGCCAGGCCGTTACATAATTCCACCACTGAAATGGGTTGGGAAACCATTGCGGAGGCATCACCATCACATCGCCCGGCGACTTGAACGAGGTGCTCAGCATCCACACAAAAGGGAGCAGCATCAGAATCGCCCCCAGGATCAGCAAAAAATAGATGCATGCCTTTGAAAGCGCCTGTTTAACCATGACCGTTTCCTTCCTCCGCCACCGCGTATTTTTTCGTTTTCCACGGAAAACCGCCGCTTCCAAACTTCAACTGGATCAGCGTAAAAACAAAGATGACCAGAAACAGAACATAGGCTGCGGCCGATGCCACGCCGAAATTCCAGCTGCCATAGAATTTGGAATAAATATAGTAGACCATCGTT
Proteins encoded in this region:
- a CDS encoding alpha/beta-type small acid-soluble spore protein produces the protein MAGNNGSNQTLIPQAREALNRFKMEAASEVGVSLKQGYNGDLTSRQAGSIGGQMVKKMIAQVENSMASGSINGMQ
- a CDS encoding ImmA/IrrE family metallo-endopeptidase yields the protein MDILDELYQDAAENQIPVYDGPLGEIKGVIADLGDGAAAIGLNTGKMEDRQETAETFAHELGHYHTGTYYRAYNPLQLRSKMEYKADVWTVERLLPVERLRRAFAENCRECWELAEYLGCSERLVARAVQIYRQKGLL
- a CDS encoding helix-turn-helix domain-containing protein encodes the protein MEAHEMNAAQLTREAGLTVGLVSQWKKGAQKPSSRNLQKIADYFHVSVDYLLTGKDGPSAPSLSLPEEDTVDSQLREVNFALSGEVHELTLNEKKDVLDFIKFVKAQRAAKDKKEGREHGHT
- a CDS encoding Mor transcription activator family protein; translation: MELKQLTVSDLRGEQRDLAELVGMDTYRTLVEVYGGCNLYIYKADTILKNVRDKEIRSQYTGSNIQELVDTYGMSERAVREIVADLARQRRTQAAPRKVRA
- a CDS encoding lectin like domain-containing protein, with the translated sequence MKIKTTRVCAAVCAFFFLLSSSVPASAATSTAQQYTVQTTTGASISGLSVTSLMHTASSGSGTRKLGYRSTLLQIPHAATGASRRYGAVSIPSSYDLRTTNKLTPIRDQGMEGDCWAYAAIASLESFLMPGEEDDFSESDLVQNAGFDASENDGGNDLMATAYLARWNGPLNEGTTSGVQKHVQNVDWLPSRSGYGDTDTDTAIKQAVMNDGAVSTPIYMDENSYYCASTSSYFDPHDDTANHAVDIVGWNDAYPASNFTTTAGGTPAGNGAFLCRNSWGTSWGDSGYFYVSYYDKSLGQSESAVFDSAESTDNYNRNYQYDPLGLVGEIGMSGSGTQWMANVFTASDNDSLAAMGFYTLIPSTSYNLYIIPNYTGSLTNATLVASGTVADAGYHTAALSNQVALTSGKQFAVEVEFVGQGGVIPIEGPVSGYSSQATASSGQSFVSDNGTDWEDTTAIDLAAAQDPSSGSAQFIQSGSNSNLNVCLKAFTIPLTLSGSTLNANATYYGGIPVGGTAAAHAGLKQVTVSADGKALQTLPETGISADFSYTIPAGTLSSGTHSITVTATDTGNSTVQQTTSIVVGAPQTTIDTLAVDSSGDGGWTVAGWSVAPSGIASNVIYIDKGTANEKQYSAAFTSRPDVQKNIYPNGNYPNGANSGFSVSIPADNLTVGTHTVTVAANAQNGSTQLTTRSMDVGPASLTTIDTPANGSALAGVITVSGWALNHAGINRVDAYLYNSSGTPTPIGSVPAEDMTDRTDVAGAYAQAGYLGLNAAGYTIQYDTSALPAGNYTLVVAGIGNDGSVQWASRGITLGTLPAQTRIDTPANNTYVTGNHFTVSGWALNSSGIQRVDIYAYDPSNKPHQLGSVSSDALSARIDVADAFPAYGTCNSGYSLSASTTGLPAGIYTLAVAGIGKDGSVQWTSRSLTIGPAPQTCIDAPGNGDYVTGQNVTISGWALNHSGIQRVDVYAYDQSHTPHKLGSILSDNMTNRSDVAGAFPAYGMLNSGYSLSVSTADLPAGTYNLAVAGIGNDGDVQWASRLITIGPAPQTHIDAPTSGARVSGQSFTVSGWALNHSGIQRVDVYVYDHSNTPHKLGSVLSDDMTNRSDVAGAFPAYGMLNSGYSLTVSMASLPTGTYNLAVAGIGNDGDVQWASTSISVN
- a CDS encoding MBL fold metallo-hydrolase, which translates into the protein MQEKTRIRFWGGLSTIGGTIVSLEHGDFRIVFDFGIIETKTSGILRYGIHMKSEQIVRDFLTLRRLKPISGLYRAEDIEGLPLRPAEADGKTAVCITHLHIDHMGALSLLSPSVPVFLSEPSRTLYEALHFVEDGTEWNPQIQAVDTTKPVAWGPFTVKFLEVDHDVPGACALHIAAPDVRLLYTGDVRLHGRHPEKTRRMAETARTLGIDVALVEGTALRGREETPLPIKADSKLPPDVITEDGVRERMAALIARAKGLVVINLYPRNVERIDAAMDAAIRNGRTLVLDPRTAFVAEKMGCARRFRVFSGGHQTMSPDVLQNAWHWIDVDEINHDPHLFALQNTYQNSLDLLRFRLHDGLYIHTGGTPLGIYDPRDPSFRDFVSFLGIDTVPIYCSGHAFPKNLKYLAERLNATVTIPLHSLHPERLAIELCGSFLPQYGVQYIFKNGQLVVETPT
- a CDS encoding ABC transporter substrate-binding protein, which translates into the protein MKKQMQFLKSKRAKGVVAAVLAVALALGATACKSQTGGTTSGTVSVDTKITGPVTIDFWHAMTGAQAAELKQLASDFMAQNKNVTVNLVAQGGYTDLQQKLMAAAKAHTSPAMAQAYEDWETDYIQNNLITDLTPYKDNKTVGLSSTSYNDFVKVFRDSNTWNGKLYSLPFNKSTEILFYNTDYFNQFGLSAPKTWDDLTNDAKKLTTTINGRKVIGVGFENSLGMVDFPSFLQQAGGTFVDDSTGKVKFNSTEGKTALSYLNDLFQSSEARMANEDQYISNVFTRGDVAMAFGSCAGMSFIASGAKGKFNWATAPLPKGKKSAVPFMGTNLVVFSSVSSQQKLAAWEFIKYLTDKDQTIQWAEKTGYVPVRTSALNDSTWKSFVQQNPVYSAAVDQFGAGYFLTRLNGSDNANNKLTTDIQTVMLGKASVNDGLKTAADNYQKALDDAKS
- a CDS encoding carbohydrate ABC transporter permease, whose product is MVKQALSKACIYFLLILGAILMLLPFVWMLSTSFKSPGDVMVMPPQWFPNPFQWWNYVTAWQSAPFPRYLLNSVIVTGLGTVGELVTTILAAYAFSNLKFYGRDILFALLLGTMMVPGEVLMIPNFVTIANLGWVDTYPGLIVPWCASIFSIFLLRQFFLAVPKELGYAARVDGCRNFRYLTAILLPMVKPALITILLLKVIGSWNDFLWPLIATNSDTMRTLPVGLTAFSTETGIHYELLMAASTMIILPMVVLFLILQKYVINGVARVGIKG